The following are from one region of the Penaeus vannamei isolate JL-2024 chromosome 28, ASM4276789v1, whole genome shotgun sequence genome:
- the LOC138867142 gene encoding uncharacterized protein, producing MEELSIGRQLLRTEVQSVPSGLVAWTLVLVVSELVKEPGYYSANEDKLRPAIDVTLRLRGPVDGSHDSQLLSFIRHNHLNQPSSPTPSSSPFLASLPTLAPSSDQDLEARLRGPLSYRDAALLQVVRRAYLEPPSTLPYSLMHGRRDYEAGVYNSFWVTDPAFARLQRLIGEIFEGEPKGFFVEAGAVDGEFLSNTLALERDLGWTGLLVEADGDMYRHLRGKHRKAWTSHACLAPRPFPHQEILIKYSGNAVSHPGTSMYARGHGVLASAEALSPLRMAGGDMGGSVPLYESVQCLPLASLLLALNVSHVQFVSLDVEGAEPAILDAFPWLDIAVDVWLVEHVVNTTNRHTNGESAGSGINDPAVDDGSKAEAKRNGKTDQDDEFVEFFNSRGYSLFPMDTHSLLDNYLFIRKDSDIYRKLKSNNYFGGT from the exons ATGGAGGAACTCTCTATAGGAAGACAGTTACTGAGGACAGAGGTGCAAAGCGTACCATCTGGCCTT GTGGCGTGGACTCTTGTACTGGTTGTTTCAGAACTTGTGAAAGAACCTGGTTATTATAGCGCA AATGAGGATAAACTGAGGCCAGCCATTGATGTTACTTTACGACTTCGAGGTCCTGTGGATGGAAGTCACGACTCGCAACTCCTGAGCTTCATCCGCCACAACCACCTGAATCAGCCCtccagc cccaccccttcctcctcccccttcctcgcctccctccccaccctcgcccctTCGTCAGACCAAGACCTCGAGGCGAGGCTCCGTGGCCCCCTCTCCTACCGCGACGCCGCCCTCCTGCAGGTGGTCCGGAGGGCCTACCTGGAGCCGCCCTCGACCCTGCCCTACAGCCTCATGCACGGGAGGAGGGACTACGAGGCGGGGGTCTACAACTCCTTCTGGGTGACCGACCCGGCCTTCGCGAGGCTCCAGCGGCTGAttggggag ATCTTCGAAGGGGAGCCAAAGGGCTTCTTCGTGGAGGCGGGCGCTGTCGACGGTGAGTTCCTGTCCAACACGCTGGCGCTGGAACGGGACCTGGGCTGGACGGGGCTGCTGGTGGAGGCCGACGGGGACATGTACCGCCACCTGAGAGGCAAACACCGCAAGGCCTGGACCAGCCACGCGTGCCTGGCGCCGAGGCCCTTCCCCCACCAGGAGATCCTCATCAAGTACAGTGGCAACGCGGTCAGCCATCCTGGCACCAGCATGTACGCCCGCGGCCACGGCGTCCTCGCTTCTGCCGAGGCGCTGTCCCCTCTGAGGATGGCCGGCGGGGACATGGGCGGCTCCGTCCCGCTGTACGAGTCGGTGCAGTGCCTCCCCCTGGCGTCCCTCCTCCTGGCCCTTAACGTCTCCCACGTGCAGTTCGTGTCGCTGGACGTCGAGGGCGCCGAGCCGGCCATCCTCGACGCCTTCCCGTGGCTGGACATCGCGGTCGACGTCTGGCTGGTGGAGCACGTTGTGAACACCACGAACAGACACACGAACGGTGAAAGCGCGGGGTCGGGAATCAACGACCCTGCCGTAGACGATGGTTCAAAGGCCGAGGCGAAACGAAACGGGAAAACAGACCAAGATGATGAATTTGTTGAATTCTTCAACTCTCGCGGTTACAGTCTCTTCCCTATGGATACCCACAGCCTCTTAGATAATTACCTATTTATAAGAAAAGACTCTGATATCTATCGCAAACTTAAGTCTAATAATTATTTTGGTGGAACTTAA